The Nitrospirota bacterium genome contains the following window.
CCTCTTCCAGCACGACCTGCTAACTGAGTGAGAAGCTGAAATGTCCTCTCAGCAGCACGGAAGTCGGGCAGATTTAGTCCTGTATCCCCTAAAATGACTCCTGCTAATGTAATATTAGGTAGGTCGTGTCCTTTTGCGACCATCTGGGTTCCTACCAGTATATCTACATCGCCTCTCTCAACGCCTCTTATAATCTTATGATGAGACATCTTCCTGTAAGTTGTATCCCTGTCCATCCGTGAAACCCTTGCATTTGACAGTAACCTGTTGAGTTCATCCACTACCTTTTCTGTTCCGATTCCTATGTAACTGATCCTTATCCCTCTGCAATTTGGACATACGAGATCTACCTTTGATGTAAAGCCACAATAGTGGCACAAAGCCATAGCCCTCTTCTTATGATAGGTCAGGGTTATACTGCAGTTTCTGCATTTCACTGTAAAACCACAGTCCCTGCAGATGATAAAAGGTGAATATCCTCTTCGGTTAAGAAGAAGCAATGCCTGCTCATTCTTCTCAATCTTATCTTTGAGTTCACTTATCAGCATCTCTGAGAAGAACTCTGAGACCATCGGCTCTCGGGTAATATCAATGATGTTTATATCTGGAAGGGGTTTTTCATCTATCCTTTTTGGAAGCCTTAGGTATATATATTTCTTTCTGATTGCATTGAAATATGACTCTATTGATGGGGTGGCTGTCCCGAGCACAACGACTGCGTTTGAGATCTTACCTCTCATTATTGCTACATCCCTTGCATTGTATCTTATGCCCTCCTCTTGTTTGTAGGATGTGTCCTGTTCCTCATCCACAACTATCAAACCGAGATTATTCACAGAAGCAAACACAGCAGAGCGTGCTCCGATTACTATATCCGCATCTCCCTGTTTTACTCTCATCCATGCATCTGACCTTTCTCCCTCTGAAAGTCCACTATGTAGCACAGCTATTCTCTGCCCGAACCGCAACATGAATCTCTCTGTAATCTGGGCAGTCAAGGCTATCTCAGGGACAAGTATGAGTGCCCCCTTCCTGGCAGTGATTGTATGCTCTACTGCATGCATATAGACCTCTGTCTTTCCACTTCCTGTAACTCCGTGGAGGAGAAAAGTCTCGAATACACCTCCATCTATCGCTTCAGATATCGACCTCAGAGCCTTTTTCTGCTCGGGATTAAGTTTGTGCTGAATGTCTTCTCTGGATGTTTCAACAGAATAGGGGCTTCTGTAGACCCTTTTTGTAGAAGAGTAAAGAATATCCTTATCTATAAGTTTTCTTATCGCTGATGCTGAAAGTCCCAGTGGTGATGCCTTATTAAGCGGTATCTCACCTTCTCTAAGTATTACTTTCAGTGCCTCAGCCTGTTTCGGAGGCATATCTGTAAGGTTCTCGATTGTTTTATAATCTATGCCCTTAGCGAGGCAGAGAACCATTTGCATCTTTGGCTTCACAATGGGTGGGATAGCAGTCTTTATGACAATTCCCCATCCAGAAAGATAATAATCAGATACCCATTTTGTAAGCCTGAGAAGGTCAT
Protein-coding sequences here:
- the priA gene encoding primosomal protein N', which produces MENQVKYAVVAVGIDVDKVFHYAIPESLSGKVDTGFRVLVPFRNRKVIGFVVSIVDETPIKDVKEIASVLDSDPILNDDLLRLTKWVSDYYLSGWGIVIKTAIPPIVKPKMQMVLCLAKGIDYKTIENLTDMPPKQAEALKVILREGEIPLNKASPLGLSASAIRKLIDKDILYSSTKRVYRSPYSVETSREDIQHKLNPEQKKALRSISEAIDGGVFETFLLHGVTGSGKTEVYMHAVEHTITARKGALILVPEIALTAQITERFMLRFGQRIAVLHSGLSEGERSDAWMRVKQGDADIVIGARSAVFASVNNLGLIVVDEEQDTSYKQEEGIRYNARDVAIMRGKISNAVVVLGTATPSIESYFNAIRKKYIYLRLPKRIDEKPLPDINIIDITREPMVSEFFSEMLISELKDKIEKNEQALLLLNRRGYSPFIICRDCGFTVKCRNCSITLTYHKKRAMALCHYCGFTSKVDLVCPNCRGIRISYIGIGTEKVVDELNRLLSNARVSRMDRDTTYRKMSHHKIIRGVERGDVDILVGTQMVAKGHDLPNITLAGVILGDTGLNLPDFRAAERTFQLLTQLAGRAGRGITPGKVVIQTLMPSEPVMQFVKSHDYTGFYQDEEKKRRQLGYPPFKRFVRLLLHGAKKDKVENAAYRLREISEVLLKEITGCDILGPAPAPIERLKSRYRWHILLRGDNAKNLHKLIRNLINNASELKGCKIEIDVDPVSMM